One window from the genome of Pseudomonas fluorescens encodes:
- a CDS encoding energy transducer TonB, giving the protein MTLPSDLPLELAHRGVRPADRLGFTLFLAALIHLALLLGVGFATVEPKQISQTLEITLATFKSETKPKKADFLAQENQQGSGTLEKKAIPKTTEIAPFQDNTVQKVTPPPAAKPEVQETAPKAAVTTVAPKPKKAPVKEEVKPDPKPQAPLPTFDSSQLSSDIASLEAELAQEQQLYAKRPRIHRLSAASTMRDKGAWYKDEWRKKVERIGNLNYPDEARRKQIYGNLRLMVSINRDGSLYEVLVLESSGQPLLDQAAQRIVRLAAPFAPFTGDLSDIDRLEIIRTWKFARGDRLSSN; this is encoded by the coding sequence ATGACACTCCCGTCCGATCTGCCCCTAGAGCTCGCCCATCGTGGCGTGCGCCCGGCCGATCGCCTCGGTTTTACCCTGTTCCTGGCGGCGTTGATCCACCTGGCCTTGCTGCTGGGCGTCGGGTTTGCCACGGTCGAGCCGAAACAGATCAGCCAGACCCTGGAAATCACCCTGGCCACCTTCAAGAGCGAGACCAAGCCCAAGAAGGCCGACTTCCTCGCCCAGGAAAACCAGCAAGGCAGCGGCACCCTGGAAAAAAAGGCGATCCCCAAGACTACCGAGATCGCGCCCTTCCAGGACAACACGGTGCAGAAAGTCACCCCGCCGCCAGCGGCCAAGCCCGAAGTGCAGGAAACGGCGCCCAAGGCGGCCGTGACCACCGTCGCGCCGAAACCGAAGAAAGCCCCGGTCAAGGAAGAGGTCAAGCCTGATCCCAAGCCCCAGGCCCCCTTGCCTACCTTCGACAGCTCCCAACTGTCCAGCGACATCGCCAGCCTGGAAGCCGAACTGGCCCAGGAGCAACAGCTCTACGCCAAGCGCCCGCGCATCCACCGCCTGAGCGCCGCTTCGACCATGCGCGACAAGGGTGCCTGGTACAAGGACGAGTGGCGCAAGAAGGTCGAGCGCATCGGCAACCTCAACTACCCTGACGAAGCGCGGCGCAAGCAGATCTACGGCAACCTGCGGCTAATGGTCTCGATCAATCGGGACGGTTCGTTGTATGAAGTGCTGGTGCTCGAATCCTCCGGCCAGCCGCTGCTGGACCAGGCCGCCCAGCGGATCGTCCGTCTGGCGGCACCGTTCGCGCCGTTTACCGGGGACCTGTCGGACATCGACCGGCTGGAAATCATCCGCACCTGGAAATTCGCCCGCGGCGACCGGCTGTCCAGCAACTGA
- a CDS encoding type IV pilus twitching motility protein PilT produces the protein MDITELLAFSAKQGASDLHLSAGLPPMIRVDGDVRRINLPALDHKQVHELIYDIMNDRQRVDYEKFLETDFSFDVPGVARFRVNAFNQNRGAGAVFRTIPSKVLTMEDLGMGEVFRKVTESPRGLVLVTGPTGSGKSTTLAAMIDYLNSHKHHHILTIEDPIEFVHEPRKCLINQREVHRDTQSFSTALRSALREDPDVILVGEMRDLETIRLALTAAETGHLVFGTLHTTSAAKTIDRVVDVFPGDEKSMVRSMLSESLQAVISQALIKKIGGGRIAAHEIMLGTSAIRNLIREDKVAQMYSSIQTGGSLGMQTLDMCLKDLVNKGLISREHARERARTPDNF, from the coding sequence ATGGATATCACTGAACTGCTGGCGTTCAGCGCCAAACAGGGGGCGTCGGACCTGCACCTGTCCGCCGGGCTGCCGCCGATGATCCGCGTAGATGGCGATGTACGGCGGATCAACCTGCCGGCGCTGGACCACAAGCAGGTCCATGAGCTGATCTACGACATCATGAACGACCGGCAACGGGTGGATTACGAAAAGTTTCTGGAGACCGACTTTTCCTTCGACGTGCCGGGCGTCGCGCGATTCCGGGTCAACGCCTTCAACCAGAATCGCGGCGCGGGGGCGGTGTTCCGGACCATTCCGTCGAAAGTCCTGACCATGGAAGACCTGGGAATGGGCGAGGTGTTTCGCAAGGTGACCGAATCGCCGCGCGGGCTGGTGCTGGTGACCGGGCCGACCGGTTCGGGCAAGTCCACCACCCTGGCGGCCATGATCGACTACCTCAACAGCCATAAGCACCATCACATCCTCACCATCGAAGACCCTATCGAATTCGTTCACGAACCGCGCAAATGCCTGATCAACCAGCGCGAGGTGCACCGCGACACCCAAAGTTTCTCCACGGCCCTGCGTTCAGCCCTGCGGGAGGATCCGGACGTGATCCTGGTGGGCGAGATGCGCGACCTGGAAACCATCCGCCTGGCGCTGACCGCCGCCGAAACCGGGCATCTGGTGTTCGGCACCTTGCACACCACCTCGGCGGCCAAGACCATCGACCGGGTGGTGGACGTGTTCCCGGGCGATGAAAAGTCCATGGTTCGCTCGATGTTGTCGGAGTCGTTGCAGGCGGTGATTTCCCAGGCGCTGATCAAGAAGATCGGCGGCGGCCGGATCGCGGCGCATGAAATCATGCTGGGGACCTCGGCCATCCGGAACCTGATCCGTGAAGACAAGGTGGCGCAGATGTACTCGTCCATCCAGACCGGCGGCTCGCTGGGGATGCAAACCCTGGACATGTGTTTGAAGGACTTGGTGAACAAGGGCCTGATCAGCCGCGAACATGCCCGGGAGCGGGCGCGTACGCCGGATAATTTCTAG
- a CDS encoding chemotaxis protein CheW: MSQSLTAFELLLQIDRRCRLLGADLPSQPTHRAGWSGIGFRLGEHWYVAPMGEVSEVLHEPRHTHLPGVKPWVRGVANLRGRLLPLMDLCGFFGHELSTVRKQRRVLVVDHDEVFAGLLVDEVLGLQHFAQDSLEPMLVDDHDGPEAAFVKGRFGGEREWQVFSPFALARSPGFMDVAI; the protein is encoded by the coding sequence ATGAGCCAATCCCTGACGGCCTTCGAACTGCTGCTGCAGATCGACCGGCGTTGCCGGCTGCTGGGGGCGGACCTGCCTTCCCAGCCGACCCACCGTGCCGGCTGGAGCGGCATCGGCTTTCGCCTGGGCGAGCACTGGTACGTGGCGCCGATGGGCGAAGTCAGCGAAGTGCTGCACGAGCCTCGTCACACGCATTTGCCCGGGGTCAAGCCGTGGGTGCGCGGCGTGGCTAACCTGCGTGGGCGCTTGTTGCCGTTGATGGATTTGTGCGGGTTCTTCGGCCATGAGCTGTCCACCGTGCGCAAGCAACGGCGGGTGCTGGTGGTGGACCACGACGAGGTGTTCGCCGGGTTGCTGGTGGACGAGGTCCTCGGGCTGCAGCACTTTGCCCAGGACAGCCTGGAACCGATGCTGGTGGACGACCACGACGGCCCGGAAGCGGCCTTCGTCAAGGGCCGGTTCGGCGGCGAGCGCGAGTGGCAAGTGTTCAGCCCGTTTGCCCTGGCGCGGTCGCCGGGGTTCATGGATGTGGCGATTTGA
- the gshB gene encoding glutathione synthase: MSVRVGIVMDPIASISYKKDSSLAMLLAAQKRGWELFYMEQRDLYQAEGQARARMKPLNVFANPEKWFELGDERDALLSDLDVILMRKDPPFDMEFVYSTYLLEQAENAGVLVVNKPQSLRDCNEKLFATLFPQCTPPTIVSRRPDVLREFADHHGDVILKPLDGMGGSSIFRHTAGHPNLSVILETLTLHGKQQIMIQGYLPAIVDGDKRILMIDGEPVDYCLARIPAAGETRGNLAAGGRGEARPLTEKDRWIAAQVGPTLREKGLLFVGLDVIGEHLTEINVTSPTCIREIDNAFGTDIGGMLMDAIDQKLKAR, from the coding sequence ATGAGCGTACGCGTCGGCATTGTCATGGACCCTATCGCCAGCATTTCCTATAAAAAGGATAGCTCGCTGGCCATGCTGCTGGCCGCTCAGAAGCGCGGCTGGGAGCTGTTCTACATGGAGCAGCGCGACCTCTACCAGGCCGAAGGCCAGGCGCGGGCGCGGATGAAGCCGCTGAACGTCTTCGCCAACCCTGAGAAGTGGTTCGAGCTGGGCGACGAGCGCGATGCGCTGCTCAGCGACCTGGACGTGATCCTGATGCGCAAGGATCCGCCGTTCGACATGGAGTTCGTGTACTCCACCTACCTGCTGGAACAAGCGGAAAACGCCGGCGTGCTGGTGGTCAACAAGCCCCAGAGCCTGCGCGACTGCAACGAAAAGCTGTTTGCCACGCTGTTCCCGCAGTGCACGCCGCCGACCATCGTCAGCCGCCGCCCGGACGTGTTGCGCGAATTTGCCGACCATCACGGCGACGTGATCCTCAAGCCCTTGGACGGCATGGGCGGGTCCTCGATCTTCCGGCACACCGCCGGCCACCCGAACCTGTCGGTGATCCTGGAAACCCTGACGCTGCACGGCAAGCAGCAGATCATGATCCAGGGCTACCTGCCGGCCATCGTCGATGGCGACAAACGCATCCTGATGATCGACGGCGAACCGGTGGACTATTGCCTGGCGCGTATCCCGGCGGCCGGTGAAACCCGGGGCAACCTGGCGGCCGGTGGACGTGGCGAAGCCCGTCCGTTGACCGAGAAGGACCGCTGGATCGCTGCCCAGGTCGGCCCGACGCTGCGGGAAAAAGGCCTGTTGTTCGTGGGCCTGGACGTGATCGGCGAGCACCTGACGGAAATCAACGTCACCAGCCCGACCTGCATCCGCGAGATCGATAACGCCTTTGGCACCGACATCGGCGGCATGCTGATGGATGCCATCGATCAGAAGCTCAAGGCTCGTTGA
- a CDS encoding YqgE/AlgH family protein yields the protein MKNVSPTYLKHHFLIAMPHMADPNFAHTLTYIVEHTANGAMGLVINRPQELNLADILEQLRPEIEPPLLCQHVPIFIGGPVQTDRGFVLHPSGPKYQATVDLDGLSLSTSQDVLFAIADGVGPEKSLIALGYAGWEPGQLEAELADNAWLTCPFDADILFNTSSELRLEAAASRLGVNLSLLTSQAGHA from the coding sequence ATGAAAAACGTCAGCCCCACCTACCTCAAGCATCACTTCCTGATTGCCATGCCGCACATGGCCGATCCGAACTTTGCCCATACCTTGACCTACATCGTCGAGCACACGGCCAATGGGGCCATGGGGCTGGTGATCAATCGCCCGCAGGAGCTGAACCTGGCGGACATTCTTGAGCAACTGCGGCCCGAGATCGAACCGCCACTCTTGTGCCAGCACGTGCCGATTTTCATCGGTGGCCCGGTGCAGACCGACCGCGGCTTCGTGCTCCATCCGTCGGGCCCCAAATACCAGGCCACGGTGGACCTGGACGGCTTGTCGCTGTCCACTTCCCAGGACGTGCTGTTCGCCATCGCCGATGGGGTCGGCCCGGAGAAAAGCCTGATCGCCCTCGGCTATGCCGGTTGGGAACCCGGGCAACTGGAAGCCGAGCTGGCCGACAACGCCTGGCTGACCTGCCCGTTCGACGCCGACATCCTGTTCAACACCAGCAGCGAACTGCGCCTGGAAGCGGCGGCCAGCCGGTTGGGGGTCAACCTCAGCCTGCTCACCAGCCAGGCAGGACACGCCTGA
- a CDS encoding dihydroorotase, producing the protein MKLSILGARVIDPASGLDQVTDIHIDACKIVALGAAPTGFVAAEILDAQGLVAAPGLVDLNVALREPGYSRKGSIVSETRAAAAGGVTSLCCPPQTKPVLDTSAVAELILDRAREAGNTKVFPIGALSKGLDGEQLAELIALRDAGCVAFGNGLNSFRNTRTLCRALEYAATFGLTVIFNSQDHDLAEGGLAHEGPTASFLGLPGIPETAETVALARDLLLVEQSGVRAHFSQLTSARGAALIAQAQARGLPVTADVALYQLILTDEALIDFNSVYHVQPPLRTRADRDGLREAVKSGVISAISSHHQPHERDAKLAPFGATEPGISSVELLLPLALTLVEDGLLDLPTLLARLSAGPAQALQLPAGKLAVGAPADLVLFDPAASTVAGEAWRSKGDNCPFLGHSLPGVVRYTLMDGRITHQA; encoded by the coding sequence GTGAAGCTCAGCATTCTCGGCGCACGCGTGATCGATCCAGCCAGTGGCCTGGATCAAGTGACTGACATTCATATCGATGCCTGCAAGATCGTCGCCCTGGGCGCCGCGCCCACCGGTTTCGTGGCGGCTGAAATCCTCGACGCCCAGGGCCTGGTGGCCGCGCCTGGCCTGGTGGACCTGAACGTCGCCCTGCGCGAACCGGGCTACAGCCGCAAAGGCAGCATCGTCAGCGAAACCCGGGCCGCCGCCGCCGGTGGCGTGACCAGCCTGTGCTGCCCACCGCAGACCAAACCGGTGCTGGACACCTCGGCCGTGGCCGAACTGATCCTCGACCGCGCCCGCGAAGCCGGCAACACCAAGGTCTTCCCGATCGGCGCACTGAGCAAAGGCCTCGACGGCGAGCAACTGGCCGAACTCATCGCCCTGCGGGACGCCGGTTGCGTGGCGTTCGGCAACGGCCTGAACAGTTTCCGCAACACCCGTACCCTGTGCCGCGCCCTGGAATACGCGGCGACCTTCGGCCTGACGGTGATCTTCAATTCCCAGGATCACGACCTGGCCGAAGGTGGCCTGGCCCACGAAGGCCCGACCGCCAGCTTCCTCGGCCTGCCGGGCATCCCGGAAACCGCCGAGACCGTGGCCCTGGCCCGGGACCTGCTGTTGGTGGAACAAAGCGGCGTGCGCGCCCACTTCAGCCAGCTGACCAGCGCCCGCGGCGCGGCGTTGATCGCCCAGGCCCAGGCCCGCGGCTTGCCGGTGACCGCCGATGTGGCGCTGTACCAGTTGATCCTGACCGACGAGGCGCTGATCGACTTCAACAGCGTCTACCACGTCCAGCCGCCGCTGCGCACCCGCGCCGACCGCGATGGCCTGCGCGAGGCGGTGAAGTCCGGGGTGATCTCGGCCATCTCCAGCCATCACCAACCCCACGAGCGTGATGCCAAGCTGGCCCCGTTCGGCGCCACCGAGCCGGGCATCAGCAGCGTCGAACTGCTGCTGCCGCTGGCCCTGACGCTGGTGGAAGACGGCTTGCTGGACCTGCCGACCTTGCTGGCCCGCCTGAGCGCCGGCCCGGCCCAGGCGCTGCAATTGCCAGCGGGGAAACTGGCGGTGGGCGCCCCGGCGGACCTGGTGCTGTTCGACCCTGCCGCGTCCACCGTGGCCGGCGAAGCCTGGCGCTCCAAGGGCGACAACTGCCCGTTCCTCGGTCACAGCCTGCCGGGAGTGGTGCGCTATACCCTGATGGATGGGCGGATCACCCACCAGGCCTGA
- a CDS encoding response regulator — protein MAEHSTQQQPSALKVMVIDDSKTIRRTAETLLRNVGCEVITAIDGFDALAKIADHHPGIIFVDIMMPRLDGYQTCALIKNNSAFKATPVIMLSSRDGLFDKAKGRIVGSDQFLTKPFSKEELLGAIQAHVPGFAAVQPHQAH, from the coding sequence ATGGCAGAGCACTCTACGCAACAGCAACCCAGCGCCTTGAAGGTCATGGTCATCGACGACTCGAAGACCATCCGCCGCACCGCCGAAACCTTGCTGCGCAACGTGGGCTGCGAGGTGATCACGGCGATCGACGGTTTCGATGCCCTGGCCAAGATCGCCGACCATCATCCGGGCATCATCTTTGTCGACATCATGATGCCGCGCCTCGATGGCTACCAGACCTGTGCCCTGATCAAGAACAACAGCGCATTCAAGGCCACGCCGGTGATCATGCTGTCGTCCCGGGATGGGTTGTTCGACAAGGCCAAGGGGCGCATCGTCGGTTCCGATCAGTTTTTGACCAAGCCGTTCAGCAAGGAAGAACTGCTGGGGGCGATACAGGCCCATGTCCCGGGCTTTGCCGCTGTCCAGCCGCACCAGGCACATTAA
- a CDS encoding NINE protein, whose product MNSYQQDAIRDTHSKVIGYLLWIFGFTGAHRFYYGKPVTGTIWFFTFGLLGIGWLIDLFLIPAMDREADLRFTPGPIEYSVAWILLTFLGVLGVHRMYQGKWISGIIYLLTGGVFFLGVLYDFWTLNDQVSIRNAQKRGAFQ is encoded by the coding sequence ATGAACAGCTATCAGCAGGACGCAATCCGCGATACCCACAGCAAAGTCATCGGGTATCTGCTGTGGATTTTCGGTTTTACCGGCGCCCACCGTTTCTATTACGGCAAGCCGGTCACGGGGACGATCTGGTTCTTCACCTTCGGCCTGCTGGGCATCGGTTGGCTGATCGACCTGTTCCTGATCCCGGCCATGGACCGCGAGGCGGACCTGCGTTTCACCCCAGGGCCGATCGAGTACAGCGTGGCGTGGATTCTGCTGACGTTTCTCGGGGTGCTGGGCGTACACCGGATGTATCAGGGCAAGTGGATCAGCGGGATTATTTACCTGCTGACCGGCGGGGTGTTTTTTCTCGGGGTGCTGTATGACTTCTGGACGCTGAACGATCAGGTGTCGATTCGTAATGCGCAGAAGCGGGGTGCTTTTCAGTAA
- a CDS encoding YggS family pyridoxal phosphate-dependent enzyme, with the protein MSTIADNIAQVSSRIRTAEQTAQRAEGSVQLLAVSKTKPAQALREAYAAGLRDFGENYLQEALGKQVELTDLPLIWHFIGPIQSNKTRAIAEHFDWVHSVDRLKIAQRLSEQRPAELPPLNICIQVNVSGEASKSGCTPADLPALASAISALPRLKLRGLMAIPEPTEERAAQDAAFAAVQRLQASLALPLDTLSMGMSHDLESAIAQGATWVRIGTALFGARDYGHS; encoded by the coding sequence ATGTCCACGATAGCAGACAACATTGCTCAGGTTAGTTCGCGCATCCGCACGGCGGAGCAGACCGCCCAACGTGCCGAAGGCAGTGTCCAACTGCTGGCCGTGAGCAAGACCAAGCCTGCCCAGGCCCTGCGTGAAGCCTATGCCGCCGGCCTGCGGGACTTCGGCGAGAATTACCTGCAAGAGGCCCTGGGCAAACAGGTCGAATTGACCGACCTGCCCTTGATCTGGCACTTCATCGGCCCCATTCAATCGAACAAGACGCGCGCTATCGCCGAACACTTCGACTGGGTGCATTCCGTGGATCGCTTGAAAATTGCACAGCGCCTGTCCGAGCAGCGTCCGGCCGAGTTGCCGCCGCTGAACATCTGCATCCAGGTCAACGTCAGCGGTGAAGCCAGCAAATCCGGCTGCACCCCGGCGGACCTGCCCGCCCTGGCCAGCGCCATCAGCGCTTTGCCACGCCTGAAGCTGCGCGGGCTGATGGCGATTCCCGAACCCACCGAAGAACGTGCCGCCCAGGATGCAGCCTTCGCCGCCGTTCAACGCCTGCAAGCCAGCCTGGCACTGCCGCTGGACACGCTTTCCATGGGCATGAGCCACGACCTCGAGTCGGCCATTGCCCAAGGCGCCACCTGGGTGCGCATCGGTACTGCCCTGTTTGGTGCCCGCGACTATGGTCACTCCTGA
- the pilH gene encoding twitching motility response regulator PilH: MARVLIVDDSPTEMYKLTGMLEKHGHQVLKAENGADGVALARQEKPDAVLMDIVMPGLNGFQATRQLTKDPDTGHIPVIIITTKDQDTDKVWGTRQGAKDYLTKPVDEETLIATLNKVLAG, from the coding sequence ATGGCACGAGTTCTGATCGTCGATGATTCGCCGACTGAAATGTACAAACTGACCGGCATGCTGGAAAAGCACGGCCATCAGGTCCTGAAGGCCGAGAATGGCGCCGATGGCGTGGCGCTGGCCCGCCAGGAAAAACCCGATGCGGTGCTGATGGATATCGTCATGCCCGGCCTCAATGGTTTCCAGGCCACGCGCCAGTTGACCAAGGACCCGGACACCGGCCATATCCCGGTGATCATCATCACCACCAAGGATCAGGACACCGACAAGGTCTGGGGTACGCGCCAGGGGGCGAAGGACTACCTGACCAAACCGGTGGACGAAGAAACCCTGATCGCGACCCTGAACAAAGTGCTGGCGGGTTGA
- the ruvX gene encoding Holliday junction resolvase RuvX — MALRLLLGFDYGTKQIGVAVGQVITGQARELCTLKAQNGVPDWNQVEALIKEWKPDAVVVGLPLNMDGTPSDMCLRAEKFARRLNGRYNLPFYTHDERLTTFEAKGERLVRGGQKGSYRDNPVDAIAAALLLQGWLDANAALFET, encoded by the coding sequence ATGGCCCTGCGCTTGCTGCTGGGCTTCGATTACGGCACCAAACAGATCGGCGTAGCGGTCGGCCAGGTCATTACCGGCCAGGCCCGCGAGTTGTGCACCTTGAAAGCGCAGAACGGTGTTCCGGACTGGAACCAGGTCGAAGCGCTGATCAAGGAATGGAAACCCGATGCCGTGGTGGTCGGCCTGCCGCTGAACATGGACGGCACGCCCAGCGACATGTGCCTGCGCGCCGAAAAGTTCGCCCGCCGGCTCAATGGCCGCTACAACCTGCCCTTCTATACCCATGACGAGCGCCTGACCACCTTCGAGGCCAAGGGCGAGCGCCTGGTGCGCGGCGGGCAGAAAGGCAGCTACCGCGACAACCCGGTGGACGCCATCGCCGCCGCCCTGCTGCTGCAAGGCTGGCTCGACGCCAACGCCGCCCTGTTCGAAACCTGA
- the pyrR gene encoding bifunctional pyr operon transcriptional regulator/uracil phosphoribosyltransferase PyrR — protein sequence MSLPNPAELISQMAIRLTAHLEHRGISEPRYIGIRTGGVWVAQALLEALGSQSPLGTLDVSFYRDDFSQNGLHPQVRPSALPFEIEGQHLVLIDDVLMSGRTIRAAMNELFDYGRPASVTLVCLLDLDAAELPIRPNVVGATLTLAAHERVKLSGPSPLQLELQDLAL from the coding sequence ATGAGCCTGCCCAATCCTGCCGAACTGATCAGCCAGATGGCGATTCGTCTCACGGCACACCTGGAACACCGCGGCATCAGCGAACCGCGCTACATCGGCATTCGCACCGGTGGCGTCTGGGTCGCCCAGGCCTTGCTCGAAGCACTGGGCAGCCAATCGCCGCTGGGCACCCTGGATGTGTCCTTCTACCGCGACGACTTCAGCCAGAACGGCCTGCACCCGCAAGTACGCCCCTCGGCGCTGCCGTTCGAGATCGAAGGCCAGCACCTGGTGCTGATCGACGACGTGCTGATGAGCGGCCGGACCATCCGCGCCGCCATGAACGAACTGTTCGACTACGGTCGCCCGGCCAGCGTGACGCTGGTGTGCCTGCTGGACCTGGACGCCGCCGAGCTGCCGATCCGGCCGAACGTGGTCGGCGCGACGCTGACGCTGGCCGCCCATGAGCGGGTCAAGCTCTCCGGGCCGTCGCCGCTGCAACTCGAACTGCAAGACCTTGCCCTTTAA
- a CDS encoding aspartate carbamoyltransferase catalytic subunit, with amino-acid sequence MTPLETKRPLQLNDQGQLRHFLSLDGLRRELLTEILDTADSFLEVGARAVKKVPLLRGKTVCNVFFENSTRTRTTFELAAQRLSADVITLNVSTSSASKGETLLDTLRNLEAMAADMFVVRHGDSGAAHFIAEHVCPQVAIINGGDGRHAHPTQGMLDMLTIRRHKGSFENLSVAIVGDILHSRVARSNMLALKTLGCPDIRVIAPKTLLPIGVEQYGVKVYTDMTEGLKDVDVVIMLRLQRERMTGGLLPSEGEFYRLFGLTTARLAGAKPDAIVMHPGPINRGVEIESAVADGPHSVILNQVTYGIAIRMAVLSMAMSGQTAQRQFDQENAQ; translated from the coding sequence ATGACGCCTCTCGAAACCAAGCGCCCGCTGCAGCTCAACGATCAGGGCCAGCTGCGGCACTTCCTGTCCCTCGACGGCCTGCGCCGCGAGCTGTTGACGGAAATCCTCGACACTGCCGACTCGTTCCTCGAGGTCGGTGCCCGGGCAGTGAAGAAAGTCCCGTTGCTGCGCGGCAAGACCGTGTGCAACGTGTTCTTCGAAAACTCCACCCGCACCCGCACCACCTTCGAACTGGCGGCCCAGCGCCTGTCGGCGGACGTGATCACCTTGAACGTGTCCACGTCCTCGGCGAGCAAGGGCGAAACCCTGCTCGACACCTTGCGCAACCTCGAAGCCATGGCCGCCGACATGTTCGTCGTGCGCCACGGCGACTCCGGCGCAGCGCACTTCATTGCCGAACACGTGTGCCCGCAAGTGGCGATCATCAACGGCGGCGACGGCCGTCACGCCCACCCGACCCAGGGCATGCTCGACATGCTGACCATCCGTCGGCACAAGGGCAGCTTCGAAAACCTGTCGGTGGCCATCGTCGGCGACATCCTGCACTCGCGGGTCGCCCGCTCGAACATGCTGGCCCTCAAGACCCTCGGTTGCCCGGACATCCGCGTGATCGCGCCGAAAACCCTGCTGCCCATCGGCGTCGAGCAATACGGCGTGAAGGTCTACACCGACATGACCGAAGGCCTCAAGGATGTCGACGTGGTGATCATGCTGCGCCTGCAACGCGAACGCATGACCGGCGGCCTGCTGCCCAGCGAAGGCGAGTTCTACCGCCTGTTCGGCCTGACCACCGCCCGCCTGGCCGGGGCCAAGCCGGATGCCATCGTCATGCACCCGGGGCCGATCAACCGCGGCGTGGAGATCGAGTCGGCGGTGGCCGACGGCCCGCACTCGGTGATCCTCAACCAGGTGACCTACGGCATCGCCATCCGCATGGCCGTGCTGTCCATGGCCATGAGCGGGCAAACGGCCCAGCGCCAATTCGACCAGGAGAACGCCCAGTGA
- a CDS encoding C40 family peptidase yields MRPFFKTWLTICLLLPLAAHATNREQRLPNVNGYTPKSHVSAPSSKNKPSVQRVGTANSKLVPPMATKASSNVLSRAVNVLGTPYRWGGSSPSKGFDCSGLVKYAFNDATFDLPRTSNAMAAGHGEKVERKDLKPGDLIFFKLKSRRVNHVAIYLGNDRFIHAPRRGKSVTIDTLNKPYWDTHYVVAKRVLPKEPGALRVVQR; encoded by the coding sequence ATGCGTCCATTTTTCAAGACATGGCTAACCATTTGCCTATTATTGCCACTGGCCGCCCACGCCACCAATCGTGAGCAACGTCTTCCCAACGTCAACGGCTACACCCCGAAATCCCATGTTTCTGCTCCTTCGAGCAAGAACAAGCCAAGCGTCCAGCGCGTGGGCACGGCCAACAGCAAGCTGGTGCCGCCCATGGCGACCAAAGCGAGCAGCAACGTGCTGAGCCGCGCCGTGAATGTACTCGGCACACCTTATCGTTGGGGCGGCAGCAGCCCAAGTAAAGGCTTCGATTGCAGCGGGTTGGTGAAATACGCTTTCAACGACGCCACGTTCGATCTGCCACGCACGTCCAACGCCATGGCCGCCGGTCATGGCGAGAAAGTAGAGCGCAAGGATCTCAAGCCCGGCGACCTGATCTTCTTCAAGCTCAAGAGCCGCCGGGTCAACCACGTGGCCATCTACCTGGGCAACGACCGTTTCATCCACGCCCCACGCCGTGGCAAGTCGGTGACCATCGACACCTTGAACAAGCCGTACTGGGACACCCACTACGTAGTGGCCAAGCGAGTGCTGCCGAAAGAACCAGGTGCGCTGCGCGTGGTTCAGCGCTGA